One Haloterrigena salifodinae DNA window includes the following coding sequences:
- a CDS encoding DUF2182 domain-containing protein: MAPDISLPSTDRLDLEVPAPELLVLSLSALLWLVLLQGWLPGLGSPPAGLEAPMGAPGVPEAIAAANGLGGVAAYLLLWGTMMLAMMLPSLLPVVRTVREEVCASRSVFGSAIVAFLGAYGLAWTLVGAVPLVVAVLVPIRELLTASAFGVSVAVIVVSGLLAFAGVYQQTALKRDLLARCGRCHSVPHRPKSARMARDGLSYAANCIGCTWPLFALMVALGSMNVLVMVGLTLVVSIERLAPDETAAARALGVVLLGAAVFTLLFGVPAV, translated from the coding sequence ATGGCACCCGACATCTCACTCCCGTCCACCGATCGTCTCGACCTCGAGGTCCCGGCCCCCGAACTCCTCGTCCTCTCGCTGTCGGCCCTGCTGTGGCTCGTCCTCCTGCAGGGGTGGCTTCCCGGACTTGGCTCCCCGCCGGCGGGCCTCGAGGCGCCGATGGGTGCGCCGGGGGTCCCCGAAGCGATCGCCGCGGCCAACGGCCTCGGCGGCGTCGCGGCGTACCTGCTGTTGTGGGGGACGATGATGCTGGCGATGATGCTCCCATCGCTGCTCCCGGTCGTTCGGACGGTCCGCGAGGAGGTCTGTGCCAGCCGGTCCGTGTTCGGGTCCGCCATCGTCGCCTTTCTCGGCGCCTACGGCCTCGCGTGGACGCTCGTCGGCGCCGTCCCGCTGGTGGTCGCCGTTCTGGTTCCGATCCGTGAACTGCTGACCGCCTCCGCGTTCGGCGTCTCCGTCGCCGTGATCGTCGTCAGCGGCCTGCTGGCGTTCGCCGGCGTCTACCAGCAGACGGCGCTGAAACGCGACCTTCTCGCTCGTTGTGGTCGCTGTCATTCGGTTCCTCATCGTCCCAAGTCCGCTCGAATGGCCCGCGACGGTCTCTCGTACGCCGCCAACTGCATCGGCTGTACGTGGCCGCTGTTCGCGCTAATGGTCGCGCTCGGGTCGATGAACGTCCTCGTCATGGTCGGGCTGACCCTTGTCGTCTCGATAGAGCGGCTCGCACCCGACGAGACCGCCGCCGCTCGCGCCCTCGGCGTCGTGCTACTCGGCGCCGCTGTCTTCACGCTCCTGTTCGGCGTGCCGGCCGTCTGA